The proteins below are encoded in one region of Balaenoptera acutorostrata chromosome 11, mBalAcu1.1, whole genome shotgun sequence:
- the NR4A1 gene encoding nuclear receptor subfamily 4 group A member 1 isoform X1 — MGAPALPSRSQPAGARPQKAGAERRARRAGQEMPCIQAQYGTPAPSPGPRDHLTSDPLTPELSKPTMDLASPEAAPTVPTALPSFSTFMDGYTGEFDTFLYQLPGTAQPCSSASSSASSASSSSATSPASASFKFEDFQVYGCYPGTLSGPLDETLSSSGSDYYGSPCSAPSPSTPSFQPPQLSPWDGSFGPFSPNQTYEGMRAWTEQLPKASGPPQPPTFFSFSPPTGPSPSLAQSPLKLFPSQAAHQLGEGESYSMPTAFPGLVPASSHLDGLGMVDAPMTSAKARSGAPGGSEGRCAVCGDNASCQHYGVRTCEGCKGFFKRTVQKNAKYICLANKDCPVDKRRRNRCQFCRFQKCLAVGMVKEVVRTDSLKGRRGRLPSKPKQPPDASPANLLTSLVRAHLDSGPSTSKLDYSKFQELVLPHFGKEDAGDVQQFYDLLSGSLEVIRKWAEKIPGFAELSPGDQDLLLESAFLELFILRLAYRSKPAEGKLIFCSGLVLHRLQCARGFGDWIDSILAFSRSLHSLVVDVPAFACLSALVLITDRHGLQEPCRVEELQNRIASCLKEHVSAEAGEPQPASCLSRLLGKLPELRTLCTQGLQRIFYLKLEDLVPPPPIVEKIFMDTLPF, encoded by the exons ATGGGCGCTCCTGCGCTGCCGAGCCGCTCCCAGCCGGCGGGGGCGCGACCCCAGAAGGCGGGGGCGGAGAGGCGAGCCAGGCGAGCCGGGCAAG AGATGCCCTGTATCCAAGCCCAGTATGGGACACCAGCACCAAGCCCAGGACCCCGTGACCACCTGACAAGCGACCCCCTGACCCCCGAGCTCAGCAAGCCCACCATGGACCTGGCCAGCCCTGAGGCGGCCCCCACTGTCCCCACTGCCTTGCCCAGCTTCAGCACCTTCATGGACGGCTACACAGGGGAGTTTGACACCTTTCTCTACCAGCTGCCGGGAACAGCCCAGCCGTGTTCCTCGGCCTCCTCCTCGGCCTCCTCCGCATCCTCATCGTCAGCCACCTCCCCTGCCTCTGCTTCATTCAAGTTTGAGGACTTCCAGGTGTACGGCTGCTACCCCGGCACCCTGAGCGGCCCTCTCGATGAGACCCTGTCCTCCAGCGGCTCTGACTACTATGGCAGTCCCTGCTCAGCCCCATCCCCGTCCACGCCCAGCTTCCAGccgccccagctctctccctgggACGGCTCCTTCGGCCCCTTCTCGCCCAACCAGACTTACGAAGGCATGCGGGCATGGACAGAGCAGCTGCCCAAGGCTTCTGGGCCCCCCCAGCCGCCGACCTTCTTTTCCTTCAGCCCTCCCACCGGCCCCAGTCCTAGCCTGGCCCAAAGCCCCCTGAAGCTGTTCCCCTCGCAGGCTGCCCAccagctgggggagggagagagctaTTCCATGCCAACAGCGTTCCCAGGCCTGGTACCCGCTTCTTCACACCTTGATGGCTTGGGGATGGTGGATGCGCCCATGACCTCAGCCAAGGCCCGGAGTGGGGCTCCGGGTGGAAGCGAGGGCCGCTGTGCTGTGTGTGGGGACAACGCCTCTTGCCAGCATTATGGTGTCCGCACCTGTGAGGGCTGCAAGGGCTTCTTCAAG CGCACAGTGCAGAAAAATGCCAAGTACATCTGCCTGGCTAACAAGGACTGCCCTGTGGACAAGAGACGGCGAAACCGCTGCCAGTTCTGTCGCTTCCAGAAGTGCCTGGCTGTGGGCATGGTGAAGGAAG TTGTCCGGacagacagcctgaaggggcggCGGGGTCGGCTCCCTTCAAAGCCCAAGCAGCCCCCGGATGCCTCCCCTGCGAATCTCCTCACTTCCCTGGTCCGGGCACACCTGGACTCAGGGCCCAGCACTTCCAAACTGGACTACTCCAAG TTCCAGGAGCTGGTGCTGCCCCACTTTGGGAAGGAGGATGCCGGGGACGTGCAGCAGTTCTACGACCTGCTTTCGGGTTCCCTGGAGGTTATCCGCAAGTGGGCTGAGAAGATCCCCGGCTTTGCCGAGCTGTCCCCCGGGGACCAGGACTTGCTGCTGGAGTCGGCCTTCCTGGAGCTCTTCATCCTCCGCCTGGCCTACCG GTCTAAGCCGGCTGAGGGGAAGCTCATCTTCTGCTCGGGCCTGGTGCTGCACCGGCTGCAGTGTGCCCGCGGCTTCGGGGACTGGATCGACAGCATCCTGGCCTTCTCTCGCTCCCTGCACAGCTTGGTCGTCGATGTCCCTGCCTTTGCCTGCCTCTCTGCGCTTGTCCTCATCACAG ACCGGCACGGGCTGCAGGAGCCTTGCAGGGTAGAGGAGCTGCAGAACCGCATCGCCAGCTGCCTGAAGGAGCACGTCTCGGCCGAGGCAGGCGAGCCTCAGCCGGCCAGCTGCCTGTCACGCCTGCTGGGCAAGCTGCCTGAGCTGCGGACCCTGTGCACCCAGGGCCTGCAGCGCATCTTCTACCTCAAGCTGGAGGACTTGGTGCCCCCTCCACCCATCGTCGAGAAGATCTTTATGGACACGCTGCCCTTCTGA
- the NR4A1 gene encoding nuclear receptor subfamily 4 group A member 1 isoform X2, whose translation MPCIQAQYGTPAPSPGPRDHLTSDPLTPELSKPTMDLASPEAAPTVPTALPSFSTFMDGYTGEFDTFLYQLPGTAQPCSSASSSASSASSSSATSPASASFKFEDFQVYGCYPGTLSGPLDETLSSSGSDYYGSPCSAPSPSTPSFQPPQLSPWDGSFGPFSPNQTYEGMRAWTEQLPKASGPPQPPTFFSFSPPTGPSPSLAQSPLKLFPSQAAHQLGEGESYSMPTAFPGLVPASSHLDGLGMVDAPMTSAKARSGAPGGSEGRCAVCGDNASCQHYGVRTCEGCKGFFKRTVQKNAKYICLANKDCPVDKRRRNRCQFCRFQKCLAVGMVKEVVRTDSLKGRRGRLPSKPKQPPDASPANLLTSLVRAHLDSGPSTSKLDYSKFQELVLPHFGKEDAGDVQQFYDLLSGSLEVIRKWAEKIPGFAELSPGDQDLLLESAFLELFILRLAYRSKPAEGKLIFCSGLVLHRLQCARGFGDWIDSILAFSRSLHSLVVDVPAFACLSALVLITDRHGLQEPCRVEELQNRIASCLKEHVSAEAGEPQPASCLSRLLGKLPELRTLCTQGLQRIFYLKLEDLVPPPPIVEKIFMDTLPF comes from the exons ATGCCCTGTATCCAAGCCCAGTATGGGACACCAGCACCAAGCCCAGGACCCCGTGACCACCTGACAAGCGACCCCCTGACCCCCGAGCTCAGCAAGCCCACCATGGACCTGGCCAGCCCTGAGGCGGCCCCCACTGTCCCCACTGCCTTGCCCAGCTTCAGCACCTTCATGGACGGCTACACAGGGGAGTTTGACACCTTTCTCTACCAGCTGCCGGGAACAGCCCAGCCGTGTTCCTCGGCCTCCTCCTCGGCCTCCTCCGCATCCTCATCGTCAGCCACCTCCCCTGCCTCTGCTTCATTCAAGTTTGAGGACTTCCAGGTGTACGGCTGCTACCCCGGCACCCTGAGCGGCCCTCTCGATGAGACCCTGTCCTCCAGCGGCTCTGACTACTATGGCAGTCCCTGCTCAGCCCCATCCCCGTCCACGCCCAGCTTCCAGccgccccagctctctccctgggACGGCTCCTTCGGCCCCTTCTCGCCCAACCAGACTTACGAAGGCATGCGGGCATGGACAGAGCAGCTGCCCAAGGCTTCTGGGCCCCCCCAGCCGCCGACCTTCTTTTCCTTCAGCCCTCCCACCGGCCCCAGTCCTAGCCTGGCCCAAAGCCCCCTGAAGCTGTTCCCCTCGCAGGCTGCCCAccagctgggggagggagagagctaTTCCATGCCAACAGCGTTCCCAGGCCTGGTACCCGCTTCTTCACACCTTGATGGCTTGGGGATGGTGGATGCGCCCATGACCTCAGCCAAGGCCCGGAGTGGGGCTCCGGGTGGAAGCGAGGGCCGCTGTGCTGTGTGTGGGGACAACGCCTCTTGCCAGCATTATGGTGTCCGCACCTGTGAGGGCTGCAAGGGCTTCTTCAAG CGCACAGTGCAGAAAAATGCCAAGTACATCTGCCTGGCTAACAAGGACTGCCCTGTGGACAAGAGACGGCGAAACCGCTGCCAGTTCTGTCGCTTCCAGAAGTGCCTGGCTGTGGGCATGGTGAAGGAAG TTGTCCGGacagacagcctgaaggggcggCGGGGTCGGCTCCCTTCAAAGCCCAAGCAGCCCCCGGATGCCTCCCCTGCGAATCTCCTCACTTCCCTGGTCCGGGCACACCTGGACTCAGGGCCCAGCACTTCCAAACTGGACTACTCCAAG TTCCAGGAGCTGGTGCTGCCCCACTTTGGGAAGGAGGATGCCGGGGACGTGCAGCAGTTCTACGACCTGCTTTCGGGTTCCCTGGAGGTTATCCGCAAGTGGGCTGAGAAGATCCCCGGCTTTGCCGAGCTGTCCCCCGGGGACCAGGACTTGCTGCTGGAGTCGGCCTTCCTGGAGCTCTTCATCCTCCGCCTGGCCTACCG GTCTAAGCCGGCTGAGGGGAAGCTCATCTTCTGCTCGGGCCTGGTGCTGCACCGGCTGCAGTGTGCCCGCGGCTTCGGGGACTGGATCGACAGCATCCTGGCCTTCTCTCGCTCCCTGCACAGCTTGGTCGTCGATGTCCCTGCCTTTGCCTGCCTCTCTGCGCTTGTCCTCATCACAG ACCGGCACGGGCTGCAGGAGCCTTGCAGGGTAGAGGAGCTGCAGAACCGCATCGCCAGCTGCCTGAAGGAGCACGTCTCGGCCGAGGCAGGCGAGCCTCAGCCGGCCAGCTGCCTGTCACGCCTGCTGGGCAAGCTGCCTGAGCTGCGGACCCTGTGCACCCAGGGCCTGCAGCGCATCTTCTACCTCAAGCTGGAGGACTTGGTGCCCCCTCCACCCATCGTCGAGAAGATCTTTATGGACACGCTGCCCTTCTGA
- the SMIM41 gene encoding small integral membrane protein 41, whose translation MNGSQADVTARAAWLSSCCNQSGVLPEPPEGPRAVQAAVLGVLSLLVLCGLLFLGAGLLLRAQGLTALLARELRASREGEPGGASGGEDDS comes from the coding sequence ATGAACGGCTCGCAGGCGGACGTCACAGCCCGGGCCGCCTGGCTGAGCTCCTGTTGCAACCAGTCGGGGGTGCTGCCGGAGCCCCCCGAGGGGCCGCGCGCCGTGCAGGCGGCGGTGCTGGGCGTGCTGTCGCTGCTCGTGCTCTGCGGGCTCCTGTTCCTGGGCGCCGGCCTCCTGCTCCGCGCCCAGGGTCTGACGGCGCTGCTGGCCCGAGAGCTGCGCGCGTCCCGGGAGGGAGAGCCCGGCGGCGCCAGCGGAGGCGAGGATGACTCCTAA
- the ATG101 gene encoding autophagy-related protein 101 yields MNCRSEVLEVSVEGRQVEEAMLAVLHTVLLHRSTGKFHYKKEGTYSIGTVGTQDVDCDFIDFTYVRVSSEELDRALRKVVGEFRDALRNSGGDGLGQMSLEFYQKKKSRWPFSDECIPWEVWTVKVHVVALATEQERQICREKVGEKLCEKIINIVEVMNRHEYLPKMPTQSEVDNVFDTGLRDVQPYLYKISFQITDALGSSVTTTMRRLIKDTLAL; encoded by the exons ATGAACTGTCGCTCGGAGGTGCTGGAGGTGTCGGTGGAGGGGCGGCAGGTGGAGGAGGCCATGCTGGCGGTGCTGCACACGGTGCTCCTGCACCGCAGCACCGGCAAGTTCCACTACAAGAAGGAGGGCACCTACTCCATCGGCACCGTGGGCACCCAGGACGTTGACTGCGACTTCATCGACTTCACCTATGTGCGCGTCTCCTCTGAGGAGCTGGACCGCGCCCTGCGCAAGGTCGTCGGGGAGTTCAGG gaTGCTCTGCGAAACTCCGGGGGCGATGGGCTGGGGCAGATGTCCTTGGAGTTCTATCAGAAGAAGAAGTCTCGCTGGCCTTTCTCAGACGAGTGCATCCCCTGGGAAGTGTGGACGGTCAAGGTGCACGTGGTGGCCCTGGCCACGGAGCAGGAGCGGCAGATCTGCCGGGAGAAGGTGGGTGAGAAGCTCTGCGAGAAGATCATCAACATTGTGGAGGTGATGAACCGGCACGAGTACCTGCCCAAGATGCCCACGCAGTCGGAGGTGGACAACGTGTTTGACACAGGCTTGCGGGACGTGCAGCCCTATCTCTACAAGATCTCCTTCCAAATCACCGATGCCCTGGGCTCCTCTGTCACCACCACCATGCGCAGGCTCATCAAAGACACCCTGGCCCTCTAG